The Niastella koreensis GR20-10 genome includes a window with the following:
- a CDS encoding DUF1223 domain-containing protein, translated as MNWTKMKKLAGCVAVAGVAVCSLSLNDVACQTPAAEKHGQQPATGDNKGFALVELYTSEGCSSCPPADQLMEKLQQENAGKPVYVVAFHVDYWNQLGWKDKFSAAEFTARQRQYSDWMNLESIYTPQVVVNGVSEYVGSNERSIVKAIDASLERGTDNALTLTGKADSGKVRVNYAVTGSTKNKTLYLALVQKKASSHVMAGENEGRQLSHVQIVRELIPVDISGKSTTINLPDTLVKEGWELIGFIQNKVNGNITAAAKMN; from the coding sequence ATGAACTGGACAAAAATGAAAAAGTTAGCGGGCTGTGTAGCCGTAGCAGGAGTGGCAGTATGTTCCCTTTCATTAAATGATGTGGCCTGTCAAACCCCGGCTGCCGAAAAACATGGCCAGCAACCGGCAACAGGTGATAACAAAGGGTTTGCCCTGGTAGAACTGTATACTTCGGAAGGATGTTCAAGCTGTCCGCCGGCCGATCAGTTAATGGAAAAACTGCAACAGGAAAATGCCGGCAAACCAGTGTATGTAGTAGCCTTCCATGTTGATTACTGGAACCAGCTGGGTTGGAAAGATAAATTCAGCGCGGCCGAATTCACGGCCCGTCAACGCCAGTATTCCGACTGGATGAACCTGGAATCTATTTATACCCCGCAGGTAGTAGTAAATGGCGTAAGTGAGTATGTAGGTTCCAATGAGCGGTCGATTGTAAAAGCGATAGATGCCTCCCTGGAACGGGGAACAGATAATGCCCTTACATTAACCGGTAAGGCAGACAGCGGCAAAGTGCGGGTGAATTATGCCGTTACCGGTTCTACAAAAAATAAAACGTTGTACCTGGCGCTGGTGCAAAAGAAAGCCAGCTCGCATGTAATGGCCGGGGAAAATGAAGGCCGCCAGTTATCACATGTTCAAATTGTTCGCGAATTGATACCTGTAGATATTTCAGGCAAAAGCACGACAATCAATTTACCCGATACGTTGGTAAAGGAAGGCTGGGAATTGATCGGCTTTATTCAGAATAAAGTCAATGGCAATATTACCGCCGCCGCTAAAATGAATTAA
- a CDS encoding LytR/AlgR family response regulator transcription factor: MRIVIIEDEIKAAKSLANMIAAIRPTATIVASLQSVESAVNFFTTNEQPDLVFMDIQLSDGLAFEIFESVQLRCPVVFCTAFGEYTLEAIKANGIDYILKPFSKEEVQKAFEKVDNLKNFFQQNAQPDLSGLLAKIGAANKGKESFLVFKDNKYITVQTEQIAFIHIRYDTTTIMTFQGQSYPLTQSMETVQEQLSPRQFYRLNRQYLVNFKAIKEVEHYSARKLFVKLVLPTPDELLIGKEKTTAFLEWMGDR, encoded by the coding sequence ATGAGAATCGTAATTATTGAAGATGAGATAAAAGCCGCCAAATCACTGGCCAATATGATTGCAGCCATCCGGCCCACTGCAACCATTGTTGCCAGTTTACAAAGTGTTGAAAGCGCTGTAAACTTCTTCACCACCAATGAGCAGCCCGACCTGGTGTTTATGGATATTCAGCTGTCTGATGGGTTGGCGTTTGAGATCTTCGAGAGTGTTCAACTCCGCTGCCCGGTTGTTTTCTGCACCGCTTTTGGGGAATACACGCTGGAAGCAATCAAGGCTAACGGCATTGATTATATCCTGAAACCTTTTTCAAAAGAAGAGGTACAGAAGGCGTTTGAGAAGGTAGATAACCTCAAGAACTTCTTCCAGCAAAACGCCCAGCCCGACCTGAGCGGGTTACTGGCCAAAATAGGCGCCGCCAATAAAGGCAAGGAAAGCTTCCTGGTGTTTAAAGACAACAAATACATTACGGTTCAAACTGAACAGATCGCCTTTATTCATATCCGGTACGATACCACCACCATCATGACCTTTCAGGGACAAAGCTATCCGCTTACCCAGTCGATGGAAACGGTTCAGGAACAATTATCGCCCCGGCAGTTTTACCGCCTCAACCGGCAATACCTGGTAAACTTTAAAGCCATCAAAGAAGTAGAACATTATTCAGCCCGCAAACTGTTTGTAAAGCTGGTATTGCCCACACCCGATGAATTACTGATCGGGAAAGAAAAAACAACCGCTTTCCTGGAGTGGATGGGCGACAGGTAA
- a CDS encoding winged helix-turn-helix transcriptional regulator: MKRDQEEELKSLQDTLYFIGGKWRIPVINSLCNGNRRFREIERSIPGITTRMLSKELKEMELNKLVKRTVYDDMPVTVEYEPTEYCRTFGKIIMEMINWGRDHRKFVQKNK; this comes from the coding sequence ATGAAAAGAGACCAGGAAGAAGAGTTAAAATCGTTACAGGATACCCTTTATTTTATCGGGGGAAAATGGCGTATCCCGGTTATTAATTCATTGTGTAATGGCAACCGGCGGTTCAGGGAAATAGAACGCAGCATCCCGGGCATTACCACCAGGATGCTGTCGAAAGAGTTGAAGGAAATGGAATTGAACAAGCTGGTTAAAAGAACCGTGTACGACGATATGCCGGTAACGGTTGAATATGAACCTACAGAATATTGCCGCACCTTTGGCAAGATCATTATGGAAATGATAAACTGGGGAAGGGACCACCGCAAGTTCGTTCAGAAAAATAAATAG
- a CDS encoding sensor histidine kinase, whose protein sequence is MSTKNFNISNKVIWLSSLALGLLMAVPKIAERPFNLYETVVNCGVTALFALFVWYYNIYTLPKYTHRDIAKGFSVSRLIISLVTGVGVMFLLALLQQELISHLPFGPTMLMIEVRGVLVNVTFYMFIHFLYQNYLHQKVSIELERTKMDNLAAQYELLKQQVNPHFLFNSLNTLKYMVENQDEHSVDFILKLSDFYRFTLESRKLDLITVSEELKTLEAYIFLLKARFEDGFDVSINIDKAHYSSHMPPFTLQLLIENCIKHNIVSLDKPLKVRIYSNGEFIIVENRIQLKRTKEASAGVGLDNIKQRYLHLLDKTVTVESGDTNFTIKLPVAYENRNY, encoded by the coding sequence ATGAGCACAAAAAACTTCAACATTTCCAATAAGGTCATCTGGCTAAGCTCACTGGCACTTGGCCTGCTGATGGCGGTTCCCAAAATTGCGGAACGGCCTTTCAACCTGTATGAAACAGTGGTCAATTGCGGCGTTACCGCGTTGTTCGCGCTGTTTGTATGGTATTATAATATCTATACGCTTCCCAAATACACGCACCGGGATATTGCCAAAGGCTTTTCGGTAAGCCGCCTTATTATAAGCCTGGTTACGGGTGTGGGCGTTATGTTCCTGCTGGCGCTGTTGCAACAGGAGTTGATCTCGCACCTGCCTTTTGGCCCTACTATGTTAATGATAGAAGTAAGAGGTGTACTGGTGAATGTTACCTTTTATATGTTCATTCACTTCCTGTACCAGAACTACCTGCATCAGAAAGTAAGTATTGAACTGGAGCGCACCAAAATGGACAACCTGGCCGCCCAGTATGAATTGTTAAAACAACAGGTGAATCCGCACTTTCTGTTCAATAGTTTGAACACGCTGAAATACATGGTGGAGAACCAGGATGAACATTCGGTTGATTTCATTTTAAAGCTGAGTGACTTTTACCGCTTTACCCTCGAGAGCAGAAAGCTTGACCTGATTACTGTTTCGGAAGAATTGAAAACGCTGGAAGCTTATATCTTCCTGTTAAAGGCAAGGTTTGAAGATGGGTTCGATGTTTCCATCAACATCGACAAAGCCCATTACTCATCCCATATGCCGCCGTTCACGCTGCAGCTGTTGATCGAGAATTGTATCAAACATAATATTGTGTCGTTAGACAAGCCGCTGAAGGTGCGCATTTATTCAAACGGAGAGTTTATTATTGTGGAGAACAGGATCCAGCTAAAAAGAACCAAAGAAGCTTCTGCAGGCGTGGGCCTGGATAATATCAAACAACGATATTTGCACCTGCTGGATAAAACCGTGACCGTTGAATCCGGTGACACCAACTTTACCATAAAACTTCCCGTTGCATATGAGAATCGTAATTATTGA
- a CDS encoding citrate (Si)-synthase, eukaryotic, producing MGILKDRFKVKSEAHAAEVKELLKQNGSKKIGEVQLSQIYQGMRGITGLVSETSLLDAKEGIRFRGYSIPELQKALPKHNGGTEPLPEGLFYLMLIGELPDEEAVAYITSSWQRRSHVPNHVFAAIDALPVTAHPMTMFVTGIMALQTESNFQRRYAEGMNKKDYWDAVFDDSMDLIARLPRVAAYIYRRKYHNNQHIQPNGLLDWAGNLAHMLGFEDESFKELMRLYMTIHADHEGGNVSAHTTHLVGSALSDPYLSLAAGMNGLAGPLHGLANQEVVKWIMEMQQELKTEVPTKGQIETYVKNTLASGKVVPGYGHAVLRKTDPRFTAQQDFAKRHFPDDPLVQIVWNVYETVPPILESLGKVKNPWPNVDAHSGALLVHYGMKEYEFYTVLFGVSRALGVLASLIWDRALGFALERPKSVTTDLVKAWLDGKDEIWGD from the coding sequence ATGGGAATTCTTAAAGATAGGTTTAAGGTAAAATCAGAAGCTCATGCAGCCGAGGTAAAAGAACTGTTAAAGCAAAATGGTTCCAAAAAGATCGGCGAAGTTCAGTTGTCCCAGATTTATCAGGGTATGCGTGGAATCACCGGCCTGGTGTCCGAAACCTCATTGCTCGATGCGAAAGAAGGGATCCGCTTCCGTGGTTATTCGATCCCCGAACTGCAAAAAGCTTTACCAAAACACAATGGCGGAACCGAGCCTTTGCCCGAAGGACTCTTTTACCTGATGTTGATTGGCGAATTACCCGATGAAGAAGCGGTGGCTTACATCACCAGCAGCTGGCAGCGCCGTTCACACGTTCCCAACCACGTATTTGCCGCTATCGACGCCCTGCCTGTAACCGCTCACCCCATGACCATGTTTGTAACGGGTATTATGGCCCTGCAAACCGAAAGTAATTTCCAACGCCGCTATGCAGAAGGCATGAACAAAAAGGACTACTGGGATGCCGTGTTCGACGACTCTATGGACCTGATTGCCCGTTTACCCCGCGTAGCTGCTTACATATACCGTCGTAAATATCACAACAACCAGCATATTCAACCCAATGGCCTACTCGACTGGGCAGGTAACCTGGCGCATATGCTTGGTTTTGAAGATGAAAGCTTTAAAGAACTGATGCGTTTATACATGACCATTCATGCCGATCATGAAGGTGGTAACGTATCGGCCCATACTACGCACCTGGTAGGTTCTGCCTTAAGCGATCCTTACCTGAGCCTGGCTGCAGGTATGAACGGCCTGGCAGGTCCGTTACACGGCCTGGCTAACCAGGAAGTAGTGAAATGGATTATGGAAATGCAGCAGGAGCTGAAAACAGAAGTACCTACAAAAGGACAGATAGAAACATACGTAAAGAACACGCTTGCTTCAGGTAAAGTGGTTCCCGGTTACGGTCACGCTGTATTGCGTAAAACCGACCCGCGTTTTACTGCCCAGCAGGATTTTGCAAAACGTCATTTCCCCGACGATCCATTAGTACAAATTGTTTGGAATGTATATGAAACCGTTCCGCCAATTTTAGAATCACTGGGTAAGGTAAAGAACCCGTGGCCAAATGTGGATGCACACAGCGGCGCCCTGCTGGTTCACTATGGAATGAAGGAGTATGAGTTTTACACCGTATTGTTCGGCGTAAGCCGCGCACTGGGTGTACTGGCCAGCCTTATCTGGGACAGAGCGCTGGGCTTTGCACTGGAGCGTCCGAAGTCAGTAACTACCGACCTGGTAAAAGCCTGGCTGGATGGAAAAGACGAGATTTGGGGCGATTAG
- a CDS encoding glucose 1-dehydrogenase yields MEKFSNKVAIVTGGNSGIGYATAKELVAQGATVIITGRRKEAIEKAAKELGAIPFVADQASLTDIDDLYEGVQQKFGKVDILFINAGIVGSLAPIENMSEENFDNVMGINFKGAYFTLSKFIPLLPEGASVVILSSIVAATYNPNSSVYQASKAALNSIAKTAAAELAPKKIRVNIVSPGPTRTEVLNKTGMDEATVNNIMDHLTNTIPLKKIGTAEDVAKLVTYLSDEGASFITGSEFVIDGGMTL; encoded by the coding sequence ATGGAAAAGTTTAGTAATAAAGTGGCGATAGTAACCGGTGGAAACAGTGGCATTGGTTATGCAACCGCTAAGGAGCTGGTAGCACAGGGCGCCACCGTAATCATCACCGGACGGCGTAAAGAAGCCATTGAAAAAGCAGCAAAGGAGTTAGGCGCTATTCCTTTTGTAGCCGATCAGGCGAGTTTAACAGATATCGATGATCTGTACGAAGGCGTACAACAGAAGTTTGGGAAAGTTGATATCCTGTTTATCAACGCCGGCATTGTAGGTTCGCTTGCCCCGATAGAAAACATGAGTGAAGAAAATTTCGACAATGTAATGGGCATTAACTTCAAGGGAGCCTATTTTACCCTTAGTAAGTTTATTCCCCTGCTGCCCGAAGGCGCTTCGGTAGTGATTCTGTCGTCTATTGTAGCGGCTACGTATAATCCAAACAGTTCTGTTTACCAGGCCAGTAAAGCAGCCCTGAACTCCATAGCCAAAACCGCAGCAGCAGAGCTGGCGCCTAAAAAGATCAGGGTAAATATTGTAAGTCCCGGCCCAACCCGCACCGAAGTATTGAACAAAACCGGCATGGATGAAGCCACCGTAAACAACATTATGGACCATCTTACCAATACCATTCCACTTAAAAAGATCGGTACGGCGGAAGATGTAGCCAAACTGGTTACTTATTTAAGCGATGAAGGCGCTTCTTTTATTACAGGTTCTGAGTTTGTTATTGATGGCGGGATGACGTTATAG